The Anaeromyxobacter diazotrophicus genome contains the following window.
GCGAGCGCCAGGTCCGCGGCGACGTCGTCGGGTGCGCCTGCCCGAAGCCCCGCGCGCGCGGCGGCGAGCGCGCCGGCGGCGTCGCCGGCGTCGAGCTTCTCCCACGCCTCGTCCGCGAGGCGCCCCAGCTCCGCTGTGGTCGAGGCCACGCTTGACCGCTCCCGATCGACGGTTATGTTAGCGCCCGCTCGCGGCGACTGCCAGCGCGGTCCGCCGGGTAACTATCCAGAACGACACGCGTTTCGAACAAAGGAGCCCGTTCATGGCAGCCAAGGAGATCGTCTTCCACCAGGACGCCCGCCAGGACATCCTCCGCGGCGTCCAGATCCTGGCCGAGGCGGTGGCGGTCACGCTCGGTCCGAAGGGGCGCAACGTCGTCATCGAGAAGTCGTTCGGCTCGCCGACCATCACCAAGGACGGCGTCACCGTCGCCCGCGAGGTCGAGCTCGAGAGCCGGTTCGAGAACATGGGCGCCCAGATGGTGCGCGAGGTCGCCTCCAAGACCTCCGACAAGGCCGGCGACGGCACCACCACCGCCACCGTGCTCGCGCGCGCCATCTACGAGGAGGGGCTGCGCCTGGTGGCCGCCGGCCACAACCCCATGGACCTGAAGCGCGGCATCGACCGCGCGGTCGAGGTCGTTGTGGCCGAGCTCAAGAAGATGTCGCAGCCCACCCACGGCCAGAAGGACATCGCGCAGGTCGGCACCATCAGCGCCAACGGCGACGAGACCATCGGCCGCATCATCGCCGAGGCGATGGACAAGGTGGGCAAGGAGGGTGTCATCACCATCGAGGAGGCGAAGGGCCTCGAGACGACGCTCGAGGTGGTGGAGGGCATGCAGTTCGACCGCGGCTACCTCTCTCCCTACTTCGTCTCCGACCCGGAGCGGATGGAGGCGGTGCTGGAGGAGCCGTACCTGCTCGTCACCGAGAAGAAGATCTCGGCCATGGCCGACCTCATCCCGGTGCTGGAGCAGGTGGCGCGCAGCGGCAAGCCGCTCGTCATCCTGGCCGAGGACGTGGAGGGCGAGGCGCTCGCCACGCTGGTGGTGAACAAGCTCCGCGGCACGCTCAACGTCTGCGCGGTGAAGGCGCCCGGCTTCGGCGACCGCCGCAAGGAGCTCCTCAAGGACATCGCCACCCTCACCGGGGCGCAGGTGGTCTCGGAGGAGCTCGGCACGAAGCTCGAGCAGCTGACGCTGAAGGAGCTCGGGCGCGCCAAGCGCGTCACGGTGGACAAGGAGAACACCACCATCGTCGACGGCGCCGGCGCCAAGGCGGACATCGAGGGGCGCATCAAGCTCATCCGCGGCCAGATCGAGGAGACCACCAGCGACTACGACAAGGAGA
Protein-coding sequences here:
- the groL gene encoding chaperonin GroEL (60 kDa chaperone family; promotes refolding of misfolded polypeptides especially under stressful conditions; forms two stacked rings of heptamers to form a barrel-shaped 14mer; ends can be capped by GroES; misfolded proteins enter the barrel where they are refolded when GroES binds); this encodes MAAKEIVFHQDARQDILRGVQILAEAVAVTLGPKGRNVVIEKSFGSPTITKDGVTVAREVELESRFENMGAQMVREVASKTSDKAGDGTTTATVLARAIYEEGLRLVAAGHNPMDLKRGIDRAVEVVVAELKKMSQPTHGQKDIAQVGTISANGDETIGRIIAEAMDKVGKEGVITIEEAKGLETTLEVVEGMQFDRGYLSPYFVSDPERMEAVLEEPYLLVTEKKISAMADLIPVLEQVARSGKPLVILAEDVEGEALATLVVNKLRGTLNVCAVKAPGFGDRRKELLKDIATLTGAQVVSEELGTKLEQLTLKELGRAKRVTVDKENTTIVDGAGAKADIEGRIKLIRGQIEETTSDYDKEKLQERLAKLVGGVAVVQVGAATETEMKEKKARVEDALHATRAAVEEGIVAGGGVAYLRCAPALDALKVPPGSAERLGIEIVKRAIEHPVRRIAENAGWDGPVVAQKVRDGQGAFGFNAQTEQFEDLIQAGVIDPTKVERSALQNAASVASLLLTTEALIAEKPKKKAKAPAGGGMGDMEDDY